A genomic window from Triticum urartu cultivar G1812 chromosome 7, Tu2.1, whole genome shotgun sequence includes:
- the LOC125523566 gene encoding uncharacterized protein LOC125523566, whose translation MSSSSSSTAAAGSALGGSHAGLALAATAMALSGTLVLFSLCRAKQTDHHLVSSDAAATSPSPARLRPCLSSSEKRKREKARRGSMKRVRFAADVVDHGPARPAPEVEEAVASGPGPSCRGAAMPANREALYRGMLRGRSMLRTACSY comes from the exons atgtcgtcgtcgtcgtcgtccaccgcggCGGCGGGCTCCGCGCTGGGCGGCTCCCACGCCGGCCTCGccctcgccgccaccgccatGGCGCTCTCCGGCACCCTCGTGCTCTTCTCGCTCTGCCGCGCCAAGCAGACGGACCACCACCTCGTCTCCTCCGACGCCGCCGCCACGTCCCCGTCTCCCGCCCGGCTCCGGCCCTGCCtctcctcctccg AGAAGCGGAAGCGGGAGAAGGCGCGGCGCGGGAGCATGAAGCGGGTGCGCTTCGCCGCCGACGTCGTTGACCACGGCCCAGCTCGCCCGGCGCCGGAGgtggaggaggcggtggcgtcgGGGCCGGGGCCGTCCTGCAGGGGCGCCGCGATGCCGGCGAACCGGGAGGCGCTGTACCGCGGCATGCTCCGCGGCCGCTCCATGCTCAGGACCGCCTGCTCCTACTAA